A genomic region of Bernardetia sp. ABR2-2B contains the following coding sequences:
- a CDS encoding C4-type zinc ribbon domain-containing protein: protein MEQPTPVAKRIDALVKLQEVDSKLDELRKIKGDLPEEVQDLEDEIEGYQTRITKFEAEKKSLTDLEATQDNSIKDHKKLIVKYEEQQMDVRNDREFQAIAREIENQQLDIRLAEKAVRDTQYKVERKQKQIEETRATLEERKKDLENKKNELEGIVKESEEEEAKLMKEREKRKKNVADNLYLSYERIRENARNGLAVVNVKRNACGGCFNIVPPQRQVDIKERKKLVVCEHCGRVFADVEAVEVVEKKRTTRRKRVTKKDKEAAEKAKAEKAAKKAK, encoded by the coding sequence ATGGAACAACCTACTCCAGTAGCTAAACGAATAGATGCCCTAGTAAAACTTCAAGAAGTTGATTCTAAATTAGATGAATTACGTAAGATAAAAGGCGATTTGCCCGAAGAAGTCCAAGATTTAGAGGACGAAATAGAAGGATATCAAACACGAATTACAAAGTTTGAAGCTGAAAAGAAATCACTTACAGACCTTGAAGCAACACAAGATAACTCTATTAAAGACCACAAAAAATTAATCGTAAAATACGAAGAACAGCAAATGGACGTTCGCAATGACCGTGAATTCCAAGCTATTGCTCGTGAAATAGAAAATCAACAACTTGATATTCGTCTTGCTGAAAAGGCTGTTAGAGATACACAGTATAAAGTAGAGCGCAAACAAAAGCAAATTGAAGAGACAAGGGCTACTTTAGAAGAGCGTAAAAAAGATTTAGAAAATAAAAAGAACGAGCTAGAAGGTATCGTTAAGGAAAGTGAAGAAGAAGAAGCAAAATTAATGAAAGAGCGTGAAAAACGTAAAAAGAATGTTGCTGATAATTTATACTTATCCTACGAACGTATTCGTGAAAATGCTCGTAATGGTCTTGCTGTCGTGAATGTAAAACGTAATGCGTGTGGTGGCTGTTTTAATATTGTTCCTCCACAACGTCAAGTTGATATTAAAGAAAGAAAAAAACTAGTAGTCTGTGAACATTGTGGACGTGTTTTCGCTGATGTGGAAGCTGTTGAAGTCGTAGAGAAAAAACGTACTACTCGTCGTAAGCGTGTTACTAAAAAAGACAAAGAAGCAGCAGAAAAAGCAAAAGCTGAAAAAGCTGCAAAAAAAGCAAAATAA
- a CDS encoding SDR family oxidoreductase yields the protein MSKSFNNKVVIITGGTSGIGRACAEAFGNQGAKVVITGRNIEKLKEAQIFLENQNIEVLPLQLDVSKEEDNKKLAEKTIEKFGKLDILINNAGISMRALFKDLDVDVLKRLMDINFWGTVYATKYCIPHIIKTQGSIVGVSSIAGFRGLPARTGYSASKFAMQGFLEALRTEMKAENVHVLIACPGYTSSNIRNTALLQDGSKQGSSPKDEGKMMSSEECANHILKATKKRKNILILTLQGKITVFLNKLFPSFMDKLVLNAIAKEGEIPK from the coding sequence ATGAGTAAATCATTTAATAATAAAGTTGTTATAATTACGGGAGGCACTTCTGGAATTGGTAGAGCCTGTGCAGAAGCCTTTGGAAATCAAGGCGCAAAAGTAGTTATTACAGGCAGAAATATAGAAAAACTAAAAGAAGCACAGATTTTTTTAGAAAATCAAAATATAGAAGTTTTGCCCCTTCAATTAGATGTCAGCAAAGAAGAAGACAATAAAAAATTAGCAGAAAAAACAATTGAAAAGTTTGGAAAACTAGATATTTTGATAAATAATGCTGGTATTTCGATGCGTGCTTTATTCAAAGATTTAGATGTAGATGTCTTGAAAAGATTGATGGATATTAATTTTTGGGGAACTGTGTATGCAACCAAATACTGTATTCCTCATATCATAAAAACACAAGGTTCGATAGTGGGAGTTTCATCTATTGCAGGTTTTAGGGGACTACCAGCTCGTACTGGGTATTCGGCTTCTAAGTTTGCGATGCAAGGTTTTTTGGAAGCTCTTCGAACAGAGATGAAAGCTGAAAATGTACACGTTTTGATTGCTTGTCCAGGATATACTTCTTCTAATATCAGAAACACAGCACTTTTGCAAGACGGTAGCAAACAAGGAAGCTCTCCTAAAGATGAAGGAAAAATGATGAGTTCGGAAGAGTGCGCCAATCATATTTTGAAAGCTACAAAAAAACGAAAAAATATTTTAATATTGACCTTACAAGGGAAAATAACGGTATTTTTGAATAAACTATTTCCTTCTTTTATGGATAAGTTGGTCTTAAATGCGATTGCAAAAGAAGGGGAAATTCCTAAATAA
- a CDS encoding MarR family transcriptional regulator has translation MTTIQKTNNESIVLAIIEIAAQMLKKGSNLTNIVGLTTQQWMVLLYIQGDTNIPYAEERLQQGGILASDIAEALNVSRPNITNLIQVLADKGLIKQDKDPRDKRRKVLVLTRKGRDAIGKVAPLRENANMRLLYDFSEDEKEDFLAKLMHCLDRLHGRI, from the coding sequence ATGACTACAATTCAGAAAACAAATAACGAGTCCATTGTATTGGCTATCATCGAAATAGCTGCACAAATGCTTAAAAAAGGTTCAAATCTTACTAACATCGTTGGCTTGACAACCCAACAATGGATGGTTCTTTTATATATACAAGGAGATACAAACATTCCTTATGCAGAAGAGCGACTTCAACAAGGGGGTATTTTGGCTTCAGATATTGCAGAAGCATTAAACGTTTCTCGTCCTAATATTACAAATTTAATACAAGTATTGGCTGACAAAGGATTAATAAAGCAAGATAAAGACCCAAGAGATAAACGCAGAAAAGTATTAGTATTGACAAGAAAAGGCAGAGATGCTATCGGAAAAGTAGCTCCTTTGAGAGAAAATGCAAATATGAGATTACTGTATGACTTTAGTGAAGACGAAAAAGAAGATTTCCTTGCAAAGCTAATGCACTGTCTTGACCGTTTGCATGGAAGAATATAA